The following are from one region of the Microbacterium paraoxydans genome:
- a CDS encoding phage/plasmid primase, P4 family, which produces MLYSELISRLNVTGHTSDGILAVCPAHEDRPENPHLRITITEHGKVLIHCRVGCSNKTVLKALDMTLRDIATIDISDAPPLRSTAAKGPAGTAEIAALAVQLDKWAVNLDESSRNYAQRRFGITSADAERLQLGSVTQGGVRRLVVPFLTPQGVPRGYQGRDIDGTHAVKWLGPKNPRGSAWSRMAWLPGSTDWNEVLIVEGPGDGLTAAAIGYDAIAIAGAAGVNASNADEIASWVDGRPVVICGDGDTAGSNFNSNLAKLLVEREVSVRVLDVPEGLDLSDWRAQEGEAFRPLLMHAIAETKPLALVEVSRRSWNEKLYSLTDLGAARYLLAYIKGLGADLRYTPETGFMTVDKGVWRPDGVQQVRTWAQEVADIVRAHAAVEVKNAEGKARDSDEHERATRWSRFAAAVQSSRGLSAMIRELQALPGVGVSFTAFDQHNHLAAFTNGVVDLRTGELCPHDSSLLLTKSFRFDYDPEATAPRWVRFIEEAHPEKEGVVEYFQVLLGYGITGHTSEACFIVNYGVKGGNGKSTMHEAIADVCDDFTVTTAFSAFEEKPAGGISNDTAALKGARFALASEGNAGKAMDEAKLKSVTGGDRVTARFLHKENFTFKPNFLLLLASNNKPAFKGQDGGLWRRVKMIHWNHSFTEAGTADPNLGATLRSEAQGIATWLVQGAVRWHREGLRDPQWIKDATKTYKATSDALAGFFPGNFVADEGSRCDGAMLYESYTAWTKAEGLPLKEVWTRRAFYGALTERGLVQRKTNKGQAFDGIRPANDADRAKAAEEDEESGLALPSPVVAATAPTTSISDAPSLDDWFIETPESDVVPL; this is translated from the coding sequence ACCGAGCACGGCAAGGTCCTCATCCACTGCCGGGTCGGATGCTCCAACAAGACCGTGCTCAAGGCGCTCGATATGACGCTGCGTGATATCGCGACCATCGACATCTCCGACGCGCCTCCGCTCCGCTCCACTGCAGCGAAGGGCCCCGCGGGGACCGCGGAGATCGCCGCGCTCGCAGTGCAACTGGACAAGTGGGCAGTAAACCTCGACGAATCCAGCCGCAACTATGCCCAGCGTCGGTTCGGGATCACGAGCGCAGATGCCGAACGGCTGCAGCTTGGCTCGGTGACCCAGGGCGGCGTCCGTCGACTCGTCGTCCCGTTCCTGACGCCGCAGGGCGTCCCCCGCGGCTACCAAGGACGAGATATAGACGGAACGCACGCCGTGAAGTGGCTCGGACCGAAGAACCCGAGGGGATCGGCATGGAGCCGGATGGCGTGGCTCCCGGGCTCCACGGACTGGAACGAGGTCCTCATCGTCGAGGGCCCCGGCGACGGGCTGACTGCCGCCGCCATCGGGTACGACGCCATTGCCATCGCCGGTGCCGCGGGAGTGAACGCTAGCAACGCCGACGAGATCGCCTCGTGGGTAGACGGTCGGCCTGTGGTGATCTGCGGAGATGGCGACACCGCCGGCAGCAACTTCAACTCCAACCTCGCCAAGCTCCTCGTCGAGCGCGAAGTCTCCGTGCGAGTCCTTGACGTGCCCGAGGGCCTCGACCTCTCCGACTGGCGCGCGCAGGAGGGCGAAGCCTTCCGACCACTCCTCATGCATGCCATCGCCGAGACGAAGCCGCTCGCTTTGGTCGAAGTCTCCCGTCGCTCCTGGAACGAGAAGCTCTACTCGCTCACCGACCTCGGGGCGGCTCGCTACCTGCTCGCCTACATCAAAGGGCTCGGCGCTGATCTCCGGTACACACCGGAGACAGGCTTCATGACCGTCGACAAGGGCGTCTGGCGTCCTGATGGAGTTCAGCAGGTCCGTACCTGGGCTCAGGAGGTGGCGGACATCGTCCGCGCTCACGCTGCTGTGGAGGTCAAAAATGCTGAAGGGAAGGCCCGCGATAGCGACGAGCATGAGCGGGCGACGCGCTGGTCTCGATTCGCCGCGGCGGTGCAATCCTCGCGAGGCCTCTCCGCAATGATCCGCGAACTACAAGCTCTCCCCGGCGTGGGCGTCAGCTTCACCGCATTCGACCAGCACAACCACCTGGCCGCGTTCACCAACGGTGTTGTGGATCTTCGCACCGGCGAACTCTGCCCCCACGATTCCTCGCTCCTGCTCACAAAGTCGTTCCGGTTCGACTACGACCCTGAAGCCACGGCGCCACGCTGGGTTCGCTTCATCGAAGAGGCCCACCCCGAGAAGGAGGGCGTCGTCGAGTACTTCCAGGTACTGCTCGGATACGGGATCACGGGCCACACTTCCGAGGCGTGCTTCATCGTTAACTACGGCGTCAAGGGCGGCAACGGCAAGAGCACCATGCACGAAGCGATTGCAGACGTCTGCGACGACTTCACCGTCACCACCGCGTTCTCAGCGTTCGAGGAGAAGCCCGCCGGCGGGATCTCCAACGACACCGCAGCCCTCAAGGGCGCCCGGTTCGCTCTCGCATCCGAGGGCAACGCGGGCAAGGCAATGGACGAGGCCAAGCTCAAGAGCGTGACCGGCGGCGACCGCGTTACCGCACGGTTCCTCCACAAAGAGAACTTCACGTTCAAGCCGAACTTCCTCCTGCTGCTGGCATCGAACAACAAGCCCGCGTTCAAGGGACAGGATGGCGGCTTGTGGCGGCGAGTCAAGATGATCCACTGGAACCACTCCTTCACCGAGGCGGGTACCGCCGACCCGAACCTCGGGGCGACGCTCCGCAGCGAAGCCCAGGGAATCGCCACTTGGCTGGTTCAGGGCGCCGTGCGCTGGCACAGGGAGGGTCTTCGCGATCCGCAGTGGATCAAGGACGCGACAAAGACCTATAAGGCCACCAGCGACGCTCTCGCCGGGTTCTTCCCAGGCAACTTCGTCGCCGACGAGGGTTCGCGCTGCGATGGGGCGATGCTCTACGAGTCGTACACCGCGTGGACCAAGGCCGAAGGACTCCCCCTCAAGGAGGTTTGGACGCGTCGTGCCTTCTATGGAGCGCTCACCGAACGCGGCCTCGTTCAGCGCAAGACCAACAAGGGCCAAGCCTTCGACGGGATCCGTCCCGCCAACGACGCGGATCGTGCGAAGGCAGCCGAAGAGGACGAGGAGAGCGGCCTAGCGCTGCCCTCGCCTGTGGTCGCAGCGACCGCGCCTACGACGTCGATCTCCGACGCCCCTTCCCTCGACGACTGGTTCATCGAGACCCCCGAGTCCGACGTCGTCCCACTTTGA